A genomic window from Camelina sativa cultivar DH55 chromosome 2, Cs, whole genome shotgun sequence includes:
- the LOC104755436 gene encoding uncharacterized protein LOC104755436, producing the protein MKEVMMRKSNLFDLHLYDASPHFPNTRSGGQQGESLLDSNRIHKNCIGFPHVIRISRHPHRISFTSSLPSSRNLSCGVCRKQVDNNYGAYSCKTCESYFVHSKCALNPNVWDGKELEGVPEKDDEIDDGEPFKRIADGIILHPFHSHHLRFEISKEAYDANKYCRGCALPVYEGGFYSCVECNFILHENCANASRMKRYPLYPHPLTLKVATKGIGTDEGIFQCNQCAREGTGYFYEHHIDGRNFKLDLRCALITEPFDFQGHKHPLFLASEPYELTLCHMCKEESDDSKLICIECDYILCYRCATFPYKARYKHDNHILIICDREKGSGQQDWCEICEGKIEEGGMLFFYKCHDCCIALHVECLLGRDIYMKPGDTIKDSVSVVVKTSKLTRPKWIEFWILLNSSLSRPICIGCRDRCPFPIFFKGYNDKIFCSQRCIRTRLRNNSIRHVT; encoded by the exons atgaaagaagtGATGATGAGAAAGTCGAATCTTTTTGATCTTCATCTATACGATGCTTCCCCTCACTTCCCCAACACAAGAAGCGGTGGTCAACAAGGTGAATCTTTGCTTGATTCCAACCG CATCCATAAAAATTGTATCGGTTTCCCACATGTCATAAGAATATCGCGTCACCCCCACCGTATCTCTTTTACCTCTTCTCTTCCGTCGTCTAGAAATTTGTCTTGTGGAGTCTGCCGGAAACAAGTTGATAACAATTATGGTGCATACTCTTGCAAAACATGTGAATCTTATTTTGTTCATTCAAAATGTGCATTAAATCCAAATGTGTGGGATGGAAAAGAACTCGAAGGAGTACCTGAAAAAGATGATGAGATAGATGATGGTGAGCCGTTCAAGAGGATAGCCGATGGAATAATACTTCATCCCTTTCATAGTCACCATCTACGATTTGAGATCAGCAAAGAAGCTTATGATGCAAATAAGTATTGTCGAGGGTGTGCACTTCCAGTCTATGAAGGGGGATTCTATTCATGCGTGGAATGCAACTTCATCCTCCACGAAAATTGTGCAAATGCTTCACGCATGAAACGATACCCCTTATATCCACATCCACTTACACTAAAAGTTGCAACCAAAGGAATTGGTACTGACGAAGGTATATTCCAGTGTAACCAGTGTGCGCGTGAGGGTACTGGCTACTTTTATGAGCATCATATAGATGGAAGAAACTTCAAGCTAGATTTACGGTGTGCCTTGATTACCGAACCATTTGATTTTCAAGGCCACAAACATCCTTTATTCCTAGCTTCGGAACCGTATGAACTAACACTATGTCATATGTGCAAAGAGGAAAGTGACGATTCAAAATTAATCTGCATTGAATGcgattatattttatgttatcGTTGCGCTACCTTTCCATATAAGGCAAGGTATAAGCATGACAACCATATTCTCATCATTTGTGATCGGGAAAAGGGAAGCGGTCAACAAGACTGGTGTGAAATTTGCGAAGGAAAAATTGAAGAAGGAGGAATGCTATTCTTTTATAAATGCCATGACTGCTGCATCGCTCTTCATGTTGAGTGTTTACTTGGGAGAGACATTTACATGAAGCCTGGTGATACTATAAAAGACTCCGTCTCGGTTGTCGTGAAGACATCTAAACTTACGAGGCCAAAATGGATAGAATTTTGGATCCTTCTCAACAGTTCTCTCAGCCGGCCAATTTGCATTGGGTGTCGGGACCGTTGTCCATTCCCGATTTTTTTCAAAGGATACAATGATAAGATATTTTGTTCTCAACGTTGTATCAGGACTCGTTTGAGAAACAATTCTATCAGACATGTGACGTAA
- the LOC104732319 gene encoding nicotinamide/nicotinic acid mononucleotide adenylyltransferase: MDVPLPVDKLSDGSNSEEKTCVVLVATGSFNPPTFMHLRMFELARDALHSKGFHVLGGYMSPVNDAYKKKGLLSAEHRLEMCNLACHSSDFVMVDPWEAFQSSYQRTLTVLSRVKTFLTKNRLLPEESLKVMLLCGSDLLQSFCTPGVWIPEQVRTICKEYGIVCIRREGQDVENMISGDEILNENRANIKIVDNFVPNQISSSRLRQCISQGLSVKYLTEDGVIDYIRQHQLYTELT; this comes from the exons ATGGATGTTCCCTTACCAGTCGATAAATTATCCGATGGATCAAACTCTGA GGAAAAAACTTGTGTAGTGCTTGTGGCAACTGGGAGTTTCAATCCTCCTACTTTTATGCATTTACGCATGTTTG AGCTTGCGAGAGATGCGTTACACTCAAAGGGATTTCATGTTCTTGGAGGCTATATGTCTCCTGTTAATGATGCATACAAGAAGAAG GGCCTTTTATCTGCAGAACATCGTTTAGAAATGTGTAATCTGGCCTGTCATAGCTCTGACTTTGTAATGGTTGATCCATGGGAG GCATTTCAAAGCAGCTACCAACGAACTTTGACGGTTTTATCAAGGGTCAAGACTTTCCTTACAAAAAATCGACTTCTACCTGAGG AGTCTCTCAAAGTCATGCTACTATGTGGCTCGGATTTACTGCAATCTTTCTGCACTCCCGGTGTTTGGATCCCTGAACAG GTTAGAACTATTTGTAAAGAATATGGCATTGTGTGCATCCGAAGAGAAGGACAAGATGTTGAAAATATGATCTCTGGTGACGAAATCTTAAACGAAAACCGC GCTAACATCAAAATCGTTGACAATTTTGTTCCTAATCAGATCAGTTCGAGTAGATTAAG GCAATGCATTTCGCAAGGGTTATCGGTTAAATACTTGACTGAAGATGGAGTTATAGATTATATCAGACAACATCAACTTTACACGGAGCTTACATGA